TATCAAGTTCATCTACGAAACAACTGACCAGGAATATACTCTTACCGCGTGGCTGAAGAACACCGGTAAGACGCAGCTTTTACCGTCGAGCTTTAATAATACGGATATTTTCTACGGTGAAACAAATTCGGCCATGGCCAGGGCGGTATTGAACGCCACTTCGGCGCCCTCCTGGACCTTCGAGATCGAGAACGATAACGGCAATGGCCGATGGGACCCCGGAGAGACGATGAAGATCCAGATCGTCTCGGACGAGAAATTCACTCCCGGTAACGACTACAAGATCAGGGCCGTCCTGTATAACGGCGTATTCTGCGAGGACTATTTCACGGTCTGAGGTGTTGCCATGGGATTTGATTCTGTGATTGCATCGGGGATCGCGCTGATGGTGCTGATGGTCGTATCCTACGCCCTCTTCTCGGGCTTTACGGCGTCCATGGACGGCATGACATCGACGCTCAAGGACGTCATGAACGTGAAGAACGACCAGCTCAAGACCCAGATCTCGGTCGAATACGACTACGTCAGCCTTAATAATAACACGTTCACGATGACGTTACACAACACGGGAGACACGAAGATAGTCAATATAACCAAAATGGAGATGTTCATCACCCTGAGCAACCGGACGGATAACAAGACCCGGACGTACTGGATCCCCTACTCGAACGATATCAATGCAACGCAGCCCTCGTGGACGATGGTGAACATAACGCCGGACATTATCAACCCCAGGGTCTGGGATCCTGGCGAGGCTATGGTCTGCCAGGTCTCACTACCAGAGAGACCGGAGACGGGCATCGTAGGCTGGCTCATGATCACCGTGCCGAACGGCATGACGACTTCGGGCTATATCCCGGTAGTAAACGAGGGCAAAGAGGAGACACAAACATGATGGCCGATACACAAGCTGAGATGCGCGAAAAAAAGAAGCGGGTCCTGCCCACCGGCAACGCTGAGATCGACAAGAAGCTCGCCGACGGCCTGCCCCTGAACTCGCTGAACCTCCTGGAGGGAGCGAACGACACGGGCAAAAGCGTCCTCTGCCAGCAGATCGTCTGGGGAGGCATGAACGATGGCCTGAGCGCCGCCATATTCACCAGCGAATATAATTCCCACAGCCTGCTCCACCAGATGGAGGAGCTCGGCATGGACGTCTCCGACTATTTCGCCTGGGGTTACCTGAAGATCTACCCCATCGACCTGGAAGGGGTCAAGTGGACCGAGGAGCTGTCGAAAAATTTCCTGCTCCACATGATCGATTGTATCCGCGAGGCGAAAGAGGAACTCATCGTCATCGACTCGTTCACGCCATTCACGTTCTGCGCGAGCCAGGAGAGCCTGTTCAACTTCTTCACCGAGTGTAAGAGCGAATGTGACCGGGGAAAGACCGTGATCATCACTTTACACTCCTACGCCTTCGATGAGGATACGCTGACACGCATACGGTCCATCGCGGACGGCCACATCAAGCTCCGGCTCGAGACGGTGGGCGACAAGAACGTCGGTATGATGGAAGTCGTCAAGATGCGGGGAGCGAAGAAGGTCGCCGGGAACATGGTGAGCTTCGAAGTGCACCCGGGCTACGGGCTGAAGGTCGTGCCCTATTCGTCCATATCGGTATAAGGTGAGAACATGGCAGCTGAAGTCAACCTACCATTCGCAATAAATACAAGCCCCGACGTCCACGATCACTCTAAGCTTACCAGCTGCAGCACGTTTAACAGCCTGGATGACGCCACGAAGAAGGAGGTCGAAAAGAACCCGTTCCTGCTGGACTATTTCCACCTCATTCCGCCCGACACCGTGGAGATCCCGAAATTCTATCCCAGGCTCGATAAGAAGCTGGGCGAGTTGAAGGCTCCGAACGTCCTCTATCCGGTGGGCGATTCCGTTTATATTCATATCTATCCGGACGTGAATGACGTCCGGAACTACTACATCCCGGTGGAGCCCAGCTTCATCTCTGACGTGAAAAAATACGTCCCACTCGCCGAAAAGCTCCTGGTCGACCTGGTATCGAAGTTCGATCCTAAGACGCCGGAAGAGCGGCGGGATATTCTCAAGGAATGCCTGCGGCAGCTATGCGTTATCGGCAATGGCAAACCGCCCGAGAAGGATGCCAATGATAAAGCCCCCGCCGGTCATGGCGCTAAGAATGGCAAGGTCTCGGCGAACATGCTGTCCGGCCTGCTGGCCATCGTGTCCGGCAAGAAGGAGAATAACGAGAAGCTCTACCTGACGGCAGGCGAGTACCAGGCGCTGGAATACCTGATGCTGAGGGATAAGATAGGCATGGGCCTGCTGGACCCCGTCATCATCGACCCGAACATCGAGGATATTACCTGTGACGGCTACGGCCCCATCTTCCTGGAGCATAAGGTCTTCAAGGGCCTGAAGACGACCATCGAGTTCAACCCGGAGGACCTGAACAAATTCGTGCTCCAGCTATCGGAGCGCATCGGCAAGCCTATCACCTACGCCAGCCCGATTATCGACTCCACGCTCCCGGACGGCAGTCGTATAAACATCGTCTATGGCGAGGACGTATCCAAGAGGGGCAGCAACTTCACCATCCGTAAGTTCAACGCGAAGCCGCTGAGCATTCAGGACATCATCGGGTCGAATACGATCGACTATAATATGGCCGCCTACCTCTGGATCATGATCCAGGAAGGCATGAGCCTGTTCGTCAGCGGTGAGACCGCGAGCGGCAAGACGACCACGCTAAATGCCATCATGGCATTCATATCGCCGAACGCAAAAATCGTGTCCATCGAGGATACGGCCGAAGTCCAGGTGCCCCACAAGAACTGGACGAGAGAGATCACCCGGGCCAGCAACAAGGGAGAGAACTCCTCGGACGTCGGCATGTTCGACCTGCTGAAGGCGGCGTTAAGGCAGCGCCCCAACTACATCATCGTGGGCGAAATCCGTGGCATAGAAGGCGCCATCGCCTTCCAGGCCATACAGACAGGCCACCCGGTCATGTCGACTTTCCATGCGGCGTCAGTCGAAAAGCTCATCCAGCGTCTCACCGGCGACCCCATTAACGTCCCGAAGACGTACGTGGATAACCTTAACTTAGTGATCATCCAGAGCGCCGTGCGCCGGCCCGACGGCCGAACCGTGCGCCGTGTCATGTCCATCAACGAGATCGTCGGCTATAACCCCCAGACCAAAGGCTTCAACTATATCGAGGCTTTCTCCTGGGACCCGGTGACGGATAAGTTCGAGTTCCGGGCCAATAAGTCGAGCTACTTGCTGGAGCAAAAGATCGCCCGGAAGCTGGGCATACCCCAGAATAAGATGCACCTCATGTACGACGAGATCGAGAAGCGCAAGAACATCCTGATGAAGCTCAAGGAGTCCGGCGTCACGGACTACGACGAGTTCTTCCAGACCATCACCAAGGTCGAAAAGCAAGGCATGCTCAAGCTGGAGGTATGAACGATGAGCGGAGTAACTGCAAATTCGGAGAAGGCGAAAAAGTCTCAGTTTAGCCTGAAAGGGCTATTAAACAGCTTTTTATCGCTATTCGAGCCCATTATCAGCTACTTCCGCACATACATGGAGAACAACCGCATCGACATCGACGTCCTCTACATGGTCACCTACATGAACTCCATCGCCACGGCCAACATCAGCAGGGACGAGATCTTCAAGCGCGTGTCGGAGCGCGACGAGTACGCCTGCTCAAAATACATGAACCAGGTCTACGTCCTGGCCAAGAACTGGAATTACGAGTACGGCACGGCGTGTAACATCGTGGCGGAAAGGGTCTCGAACTGGAGACTAAAGGACCTCCTCATGCGCCTCTCAAACGCGATGGCCGCCGGCGAGCCCGAGGCCAAGTTCCTCGAAAGCGAGTGGCAGACCATGATGGTCATCTACAAGAACGAGTACGAGAGGAGCCTGGAGTCCATGAAAAAGTGGACTGACGCCTACACCGCCCTGCTCGTCTCCGTGTCATTTATGTCAGTGACAGTGCTGCTATCGACATGCATCTATAACATGGGCGATCCGGAAACGATGATCGGTGCCACGCTTATCGTGATAGCCCTGATCGCCGGCATAGGCTCGTTCGTGCTCCGGTCGGAAGCCCCGAAGGAGCTTAAGACCCACAGCATGGAAACTCGCTCCCCCGAGCAGGACAGGATCAAGGATATGAGCAAGATCCTCCTGCCCGTCGCCGCTATACTGTCAATCGCCATGTTCGCGGTGGGCGTCGACATGGGCATCATACTCATTGTCCTCGGCCTCATAATCGCCCCTATGGGCTTGATCGGGTGGAGGGACAATAAGAACGTCACGAAGCGGGACGAGGACT
Above is a window of Methanocella sp. DNA encoding:
- a CDS encoding ATPase domain-containing protein translates to MMADTQAEMREKKKRVLPTGNAEIDKKLADGLPLNSLNLLEGANDTGKSVLCQQIVWGGMNDGLSAAIFTSEYNSHSLLHQMEELGMDVSDYFAWGYLKIYPIDLEGVKWTEELSKNFLLHMIDCIREAKEELIVIDSFTPFTFCASQESLFNFFTECKSECDRGKTVIITLHSYAFDEDTLTRIRSIADGHIKLRLETVGDKNVGMMEVVKMRGAKKVAGNMVSFEVHPGYGLKVVPYSSISV
- a CDS encoding type II/IV secretion system ATPase subunit, with protein sequence MAAEVNLPFAINTSPDVHDHSKLTSCSTFNSLDDATKKEVEKNPFLLDYFHLIPPDTVEIPKFYPRLDKKLGELKAPNVLYPVGDSVYIHIYPDVNDVRNYYIPVEPSFISDVKKYVPLAEKLLVDLVSKFDPKTPEERRDILKECLRQLCVIGNGKPPEKDANDKAPAGHGAKNGKVSANMLSGLLAIVSGKKENNEKLYLTAGEYQALEYLMLRDKIGMGLLDPVIIDPNIEDITCDGYGPIFLEHKVFKGLKTTIEFNPEDLNKFVLQLSERIGKPITYASPIIDSTLPDGSRINIVYGEDVSKRGSNFTIRKFNAKPLSIQDIIGSNTIDYNMAAYLWIMIQEGMSLFVSGETASGKTTTLNAIMAFISPNAKIVSIEDTAEVQVPHKNWTREITRASNKGENSSDVGMFDLLKAALRQRPNYIIVGEIRGIEGAIAFQAIQTGHPVMSTFHAASVEKLIQRLTGDPINVPKTYVDNLNLVIIQSAVRRPDGRTVRRVMSINEIVGYNPQTKGFNYIEAFSWDPVTDKFEFRANKSSYLLEQKIARKLGIPQNKMHLMYDEIEKRKNILMKLKESGVTDYDEFFQTITKVEKQGMLKLEV
- the flaJ gene encoding archaellar assembly protein FlaJ, encoding MSGVTANSEKAKKSQFSLKGLLNSFLSLFEPIISYFRTYMENNRIDIDVLYMVTYMNSIATANISRDEIFKRVSERDEYACSKYMNQVYVLAKNWNYEYGTACNIVAERVSNWRLKDLLMRLSNAMAAGEPEAKFLESEWQTMMVIYKNEYERSLESMKKWTDAYTALLVSVSFMSVTVLLSTCIYNMGDPETMIGATLIVIALIAGIGSFVLRSEAPKELKTHSMETRSPEQDRIKDMSKILLPVAAILSIAMFAVGVDMGIILIVLGLIIAPMGLIGWRDNKNVTKRDEDYSQFIKMLGSVVGSMGLTVKEGITKVDQKSIGSLEPLVQKLYIRLVMGLDPKVCWNKFIGNSGSELISKFTHIFTDAIDMGGDADRIGKLVNNTNMEVVLLRMKRRLVSSSFTTLIFPMHTAMCALTLFVIQILIIFSGMITNLYSTMSFNSGTDISGSGFSVNSLGFTMFQNVPTHLLATFGVALVVILTIADTLSAKYVDGGDTYMLYFYGSIMAVLSGIVLLVVPVVVQSIFTFTSLSGV